CACCCTCCAGGCAATAACCGCCAGAGCCCAGATGAAGAGCTGAAAAAAGCCGCCGGAAAAGGAGACCCATAGTTTTTTGGCTTTTTCCGTGAATAGCCAGGCGTCACTGACATTGCAGTAGAAGGCGGGCTGGAAATAAAGAAGCAGGAAACCTATATCCCGCACCTCGCCGCCGTAATAGGTGCAGGTCAGGCCGTGGGCGAATTCATGCAAGACGACAATGCTGAACATGGTTATATAGAACACGACTATTCCGCCGAAATTGAACAGCCCGGCGAAATCTTCAGCCAGTTCTCTGGTATTATAAAGAGTAATCAATAGCGAAAAAAACATCAGGATAATTGCGATCCAGACGAACTGTCGGGTGAAAAAGAAATGCACCGGTCGTGATAGGCGGGTGAATAAGCGTCCGGGATTGATCGCTTTCAGTTTGATAAAGAGGAGCCTTCGGAAAAGCGTCTGGTTTCTATCGCGTGAGGCCAGATGTTGCTGCCTGAGAAGCTCCTTCCGGGTCAGTTCATTATCGAGAAAGCAGAGCCGCTGCAATTCTCCGATGAAGGCATTGACGGTTTCATCATCAAGTTCGACCTGAAATTTCGATTTGAAAATGGCCGCTATCTCGGGGATGGTCTTGATCCCGTCAAAGTTCGATATGATGAAATATTCCGGTTCACCGACCTTGAAAAAGGCGTTGGTTATGGGATCTTTGATGACATAATACTTGGAGCCATCGCCGATGACATTCTCTTTGGTTATCAGATCATCCCTGATTTTGGGCGTCGTATCCATTCTCTGCCTGAAATTCAATATGACTCTGGACTAATGATAAGAGGGATATTGATGATAGTCAAAAGAATTCTGGAGCAATTCCGGGTCGCGACTTAAAGCACTTTCACATATAAATAAATGAGAATCAGCATAAAAATAATGCCGCAATAGAAGCCGAGCATGAAGCTATTCCGCCAGGTAGGGACATTCTTCTTCTTGGCCGGGAGCTTGATAATCGAATGACAGTGCTTGCAGATCAGCGCCCCGGGAGCGATCTCCTCTCTGCAAAACGGACATTTCTCGGTCGATCTCTGATTCTTCACAGAAACCAAGATGGGCATGTTTATATGGGATTGGCAACAAAAAAGAGCAGGGAATTGCGGCGGCCATAAATACAAATGGCGGGTTCACCTGCAAGGTTACGCCTTGGGGGTAATTCCCGCCGAATATTTCACTTTTAATGAAGCCTCCTTACGCCGGATACTCCACCCGGCCAAACCACTCCGGCTCTATTTCCCTTCTTCGGTCTCCGGCATTCCGAATCCGATATTTTTGGCGTGCATGCCCTCCTGCCCGCCATAGATCTTTATTTCCCCGAATTGCTTTTCGTACTTTTTCAGGTTCTCTTCGAGCGTTTTCTGAAGCAGCTTCGCATGCGTGGGGGTCATAATAATCCGCGCTTGCACGCGGGTTTTCGGAGCACCCGGCATAATACGGGCAAAATCAAAAACGATTTCGGTCGCCGAATGAGCAATCATCACCAAATTGCTGTAAATCCCCTCGGCTTCCTTCTCGCCGATTTCAATATTGACCTGCTGGGGTTTGATTTCCATATGGTCACCTCTATTCAACTTGTCATTTCCAGACAGTTTTTTTATATTGATCCAAAAGTCAAATTTAGACAATTGGGTAATTCTTTATGCCAATAAAGATTGACAGAATTAGTAAGATATCGTCAAATTTCGGAAAAGCAACAATATTAATCCTTGGCGATATCATGCTCGATGAGTATCTCTACGGCGCGGTCACCCGAATATCGCCCGAGGCGCCGGTGCCGGTGGTCGAGATAAATAACGAGCAAGTGCGTCTCGGCGGCGCCGCCAATGTCGCCAATAATATCCGTAGTCTTGGGGATGAGCCTTATCTGGTCGGCGTGGTCGGTGAGGATGAAGCCTCCATTAAACTTTCACAGCTTCTGAAGGAAAAAGGAATTTCGCGGGACTATCTGGTAAACGATTCGGAACGACCGACAACGATAAA
This window of the Candidatus Zixiibacteriota bacterium genome carries:
- a CDS encoding DUF3467 domain-containing protein is translated as MEIKPQQVNIEIGEKEAEGIYSNLVMIAHSATEIVFDFARIMPGAPKTRVQARIIMTPTHAKLLQKTLEENLKKYEKQFGEIKIYGGQEGMHAKNIGFGMPETEEGK